From a single Deltaproteobacteria bacterium genomic region:
- a CDS encoding KpsF/GutQ family sugar-phosphate isomerase, whose protein sequence is MGRSGDAVRKAREVLDVEIGGIAAARDRIGETFPHAVELLHHCTGKVIVTGVGKSGLICHKIAATLASTGTPAFFLHAAEASHGDLGMIMRDDVVLAVSNSGESEEVLRMLPLIKRWDLKLIAMTGNAQSSLARSADVVLDVGVPEEACPLGLSPTASTTAALAMGDALAVVLLERREFKEEDFLLRHPGGALGRRLLLRTGDLMHSGDDVPLVFEDTPLRDILLEITSKRLGVTGVLNREQALVGVITDGDLRRCLARSDGTGDMLERRASEIMTRDPKTIAADALAAEGVALMERFSITSLFIESEDSAKPQGILHLHDLLKAGLV, encoded by the coding sequence ATGGGCAGGTCGGGAGACGCAGTGCGCAAGGCCCGCGAGGTGTTGGACGTCGAGATCGGCGGCATCGCCGCGGCCCGGGATCGGATCGGCGAGACGTTTCCGCACGCGGTGGAACTCCTGCACCACTGCACCGGCAAGGTCATCGTCACCGGCGTGGGCAAGTCGGGTCTCATCTGCCACAAGATCGCGGCCACGCTGGCGAGCACCGGGACGCCGGCGTTCTTCCTGCACGCGGCCGAGGCGAGCCACGGCGACCTGGGCATGATCATGCGCGACGACGTGGTGCTGGCCGTGTCCAACAGCGGCGAGTCCGAGGAGGTCCTGCGGATGCTGCCGCTGATCAAGCGCTGGGACCTCAAGCTCATCGCCATGACCGGCAATGCGCAATCGAGTCTGGCCCGTTCGGCGGACGTGGTGCTGGACGTCGGGGTCCCCGAGGAGGCCTGTCCCCTGGGTCTCTCGCCCACCGCCAGCACCACCGCGGCCCTGGCCATGGGCGACGCTCTCGCCGTGGTGCTGCTGGAGCGCCGGGAGTTCAAGGAGGAGGACTTCCTGCTGCGGCATCCGGGCGGCGCTCTGGGCCGCCGGCTGCTGCTGCGCACGGGCGACCTCATGCACTCCGGCGACGACGTCCCGCTGGTGTTCGAGGACACGCCGCTCAGGGACATCCTCCTGGAGATCACGTCCAAGCGGCTCGGAGTGACCGGCGTGTTGAACCGGGAGCAGGCGCTGGTGGGGGTCATCACCGACGGAGACCTGCGCCGCTGTCTTGCCCGGAGCGACGGCACGGGCGATATGCTGGAACGCCGGGCATCGGAGATCATGACCCGGGACCCCAAGACCATCGCCGCCGACGCGCTCGCCGCCGAGGGCGTGGCGCTGATGGAGAGGTTCTCCATCACCTCTCTGTTCATCGAGTCCGAGGACTCGGCCAAGCCCCAAGGGATACTCCACCTCCATGACCTCCTCAAGGCCGGTCTCGTCTGA
- the lptC gene encoding LPS export ABC transporter periplasmic protein LptC encodes MRSKRLWLLLVAAAGVIFVGVEVTRHLREQALRDPRALLQFTPGAALQVKNFRRSRIEDGRKAWEVKGVEATYFKSEERALIRKPALVFYREDGRILKATGRQGNVFLPDGQLQRAELDGAVDITYQGVRFLTEKLIYLHAENRVVCPGKVTATVDGVDFEGENMTYSLVDETIELRRAVRTTIQSGRVGHAEVVRRLARGRGAGR; translated from the coding sequence ATGCGGTCGAAACGGTTGTGGCTGTTGCTGGTTGCGGCCGCCGGGGTGATCTTCGTCGGCGTCGAGGTGACGCGGCACCTGCGGGAACAGGCGCTCCGCGACCCCCGGGCGTTATTGCAGTTCACCCCGGGGGCGGCCTTGCAGGTCAAGAACTTTCGCCGCAGCCGGATCGAAGACGGGCGCAAGGCCTGGGAGGTGAAAGGGGTCGAGGCGACCTATTTCAAGTCCGAAGAGAGGGCCTTGATCAGGAAACCGGCGCTGGTCTTCTACCGGGAGGATGGCCGGATCCTCAAGGCCACCGGCCGGCAGGGGAACGTTTTCCTGCCCGACGGCCAATTGCAACGGGCGGAACTGGACGGCGCAGTGGACATCACCTACCAGGGTGTGCGATTCCTCACCGAGAAGCTCATCTACCTTCATGCCGAGAACCGCGTGGTTTGCCCGGGCAAGGTGACGGCCACCGTGGACGGCGTGGATTTCGAGGGCGAGAACATGACCTACTCGCTCGTGGACGAGACCATCGAGCTTCGGAGGGCCGTACGAACCACCATTCAATCGGGGCGCGTGGGCCACGCCGAAGTGGTCCGGCGGCTGGCCCGGGGAAGGGGCGCGGGTCGATGA
- a CDS encoding HAD hydrolase family protein, producing the protein MTSSRPVSSDAPAPPGVDALRAKVRDVKLLLLDVDGVLTDGGIVIDERGEEVTRFDVQDGHGIKLLQDAGFRVGLLTGRASRAVAVRAKRLSIGLVYQNVADKLAGYQRVKAETGLADAEIAYVGDDMQDLPVLRRVAFAVAVKDAWEGLKAHAHYVTLRPGGHGAVREVAELLLHLTGRWDALLKQYDR; encoded by the coding sequence ATGACCTCCTCAAGGCCGGTCTCGTCTGACGCTCCGGCGCCGCCCGGAGTCGACGCGCTGCGCGCCAAGGTCCGGGACGTCAAGCTGCTGTTGCTCGACGTCGACGGCGTGCTGACCGACGGCGGTATCGTCATCGACGAACGGGGCGAGGAGGTCACCCGCTTCGACGTCCAGGACGGTCACGGCATCAAGCTGCTCCAGGATGCGGGGTTCCGCGTCGGGCTGCTCACCGGGCGCGCCTCGCGCGCCGTGGCGGTGCGAGCCAAGCGCCTGTCCATCGGACTCGTCTACCAGAACGTTGCCGACAAGCTCGCCGGCTATCAACGGGTCAAGGCGGAGACCGGCCTCGCCGACGCCGAGATCGCCTATGTGGGCGACGACATGCAGGACCTGCCCGTGCTGCGAAGGGTAGCCTTCGCGGTGGCGGTGAAGGACGCCTGGGAAGGCTTGAAGGCGCACGCCCATTACGTCACGCTCCGGCCCGGCGGCCACGGCGCGGTGCGCGAGGTGGCGGAGTTGCTGTTGCACCTTACCGGAAGGTGGGACGCTTTGTTGAAGCAGTACGACCGCTGA